A segment of the Candidatus Obscuribacterales bacterium genome:
TTCGGTGCAAGTCCGACGCTGTCCCGCAACTGTCATGATCATGGGCCTCTCGTGGTGAAAGAGAGAGCCAAGGTCTCAGCCAGGATGCCTACCGATTACACAACACACCCTACACATCTGCGAGGTACAGACCGTGTTCCATTCCATTACGACCATTCAGCGTCCCGCTCGGGCGGGCATCATCCTAGCCCTAGCCCTAGGAGCGATCGCTCTCTACGCAACGCCTGCCCTGGCTCACCATCCCTTTGGTGGCCAGACACCCACGACCTTCATGGCCGGATTTCTGTCGGGTCTAGGGCACCCGGTCATTGGTCTCGACCATGCAACCTTTGTGGTCGCATCGGGTTTGCTAGCCGCACTTTGGCCGTCTGGCTTAGTCATTCCCTTGGGCTTTGTCCTGTCATCCCTCCTGGGTACCAGTGTCCATCTACTCGGCTGGAATTTGCCCGCTGCGGAAATCTTCATTTCTGGATCCGTGGTGATGTTCGGTATTCTCCTGGCCCTGCGGCAGCAGTTGCCGCTCTTGCCTGTGGTGATTCTAGGGGCGATCGCCGGCCTCTTCCATGGCTATGCCTATGGGGAAGCGATCATTGGCGCGGAGATGATGCCGCTCGTGGCCTATCTCCTAGGCTTCACCGTCATCCAAGGGGCGATCGCCCTGGCCGCCTACGCCATGGCTCGCCAGGCGAGTCTTCCATCCAAGGAGCATCCACTATCTCTACGATTTGCTGGATTTCTTATCTGCGGTCTCGGCACCGCTTTTCTCAGCACCATTGTTCTTGGCTAAAAACCTGTAAAACCAGTAATTTTAGGCGATCGCTCTTGATCCTCACTCCAACCCCTCTCCCAGAGCGGTAGAGGGGTTTTGATAACACCCGTAACTTT
Coding sequences within it:
- a CDS encoding HupE/UreJ family protein — its product is MFHSITTIQRPARAGIILALALGAIALYATPALAHHPFGGQTPTTFMAGFLSGLGHPVIGLDHATFVVASGLLAALWPSGLVIPLGFVLSSLLGTSVHLLGWNLPAAEIFISGSVVMFGILLALRQQLPLLPVVILGAIAGLFHGYAYGEAIIGAEMMPLVAYLLGFTVIQGAIALAAYAMARQASLPSKEHPLSLRFAGFLICGLGTAFLSTIVLG